Proteins encoded by one window of Cinclus cinclus chromosome 14, bCinCin1.1, whole genome shotgun sequence:
- the HK3 gene encoding hexokinase-3 codes for MGSRSTRPRSPQRRSSGADRADQRWWGPSPSTAPELGPMTVMGQSCLLHDRRGSVRILPRDESMDHSWSMEVDTRVSGSILSHRRDSSHTTPIQRALRSLSIPLERLHVMKGHMMEDMCKGLSRQTHAQAKVRMLPTYICSTPNGTEKGNFLVVELCQNQVRILLVTLYGDGNMSPHMMYKIFDMPEGIMQGEGEALFDFIAQCVSHFLAETISSESREITNLPLGFVFPFSCRQTQLDKAELLSWSKGFSCSGVVGKDVVQLLQSAINKQEMGASGTDSNWLSSWRGWKSSQFAPGQLCHVEVVAVMNDTVGTMMTCSMEGRPCEVAMVADKGSNCCFMAEAYLVEITDETSGRMCVNTEWGCFGDDGILNDIFTPYDEHVDEESSSPGEKRFEKMVGSLYLGEIVRHALIALTAEKALFTGTDISVLKEKGVFTMHHVLDIINNEDGITEVKRILEALGLQPSERDCGRVQQICRAVMGRAATLHATGLAAILSYMCQTREMETLMVNVGVEGELYSGYPRFEEILLSVSRLLAPECMATFLPSRDGSGRGAAMVTAVALRLAAQRREVNEVLAPLRLSHADLEKVQALMREEMERGLCKETNPTASVRMLPTYVSHTPDGTERGDFLALDLGGTNFRVLVVRVTEEGISMASEIYVIPVAIMQGTGEMLFDHIIDCIIDFQMKQNLVTQMLPLGFTFSFPCQQVGLDKALLLTWTKGFSASGCVGQDVVQLLRDAAQRKQHLGMHVVALVNDTVGTMIACGYDDTKCEIGLIVGTGTNACYMEEMRNVGTVEGDQGRMCINMEWGAFGDNGCLDHIFTHFDKVVDETTINPGKQRFEKLISGMYLGEIVRQILMVMVERQLLFQGRPCPKLQTRNIFQTKFLSTIELNGLALGQIRAILNELELDASFEDSMLMREVCQAVSLRAAQLCAAGLAAVVEKMRENRGLDQLAVTVGVDGTLYKLHPCFSDNLQKTLKDLAPNCNVTFLLSEDGSGKGAALVAAVADRAANAMQ; via the exons atGGGCAGCCGCAGCACCCGGCCCAGGTCCCCACAGCGCCGGTCCAGCGGGGCGGACAGAGCAGACCAAAG GTGGTGGGGACCCTCTCCTTCCACCGCCCCCGAGCTCGGCCCTATGACCGTGATGGGGCAGAGCTGTCTCCTCCACGACCGTAGAGGCAGTGTGAGGATACTGCCCAGGGACGAAAGTATGGACCACTCATGGAGCATGGAGGTAGACACcag GGTCTCGGGGAGCATTCTGAGCCACCGCCGTGACAGTTCCCACACCACACCG ATACAACGAGCCCTGCGATCACTCAGCATCCCACTGGAGAGGCTGCATGTTATGAAGGGCCACATGATGGAGGACATGTGCAAGGGGCTGAGCCGCCAGACACATGCACAGGCCAAAGTGAGGATGCTGCCCACCTACATCTGCTCCACTCCCAATGGCACTG AGAAGGGCAACTTTCTGGTGGTGGAGCTGTGCCAGAACCAGGTTCGGATCCTGTTGGTGACGCTCTACGGAGATGGAAACATGAGCCCCCACATGATGTACAAGATCTTTGACATGCCAGAGGGCATCATGCAGGGCGAGGGGGAAGCG CTCTTTGACTTCATTGCACAATGCGTGTCCCACTTCCTGGCTGAGACCATCAGCTCTGAGAGCAGAGAGATCACAAACCTGCCCTTGGGCTTTGTGTTCCCCTTCAGCTGCCGGCAGACGCAGCTGGACAAG GCAGAACTCCTCTCCTGGTCCAAGGGCTTCAGCTGCAGTGGCGTGGTGGGGAAGGACgtggtgcagctgctgcagtcagcCATCAATAAACAGGAGATGGGGGCCAGTGGAACAGATAGCAATTGGCTGTCCTCGTGGAGGGGCTGGAAATCCTCTCAATTTGCTCCTGGCCAGCTCTGCCACGTGGAGGTCGTTGCTGTGATGAATGACACTGTGGGCACCATGATGACCTGCAGCATGGAGGGGAGACCCTGTGAGGTCGCCATGGTTGCAG ACAAGGGCTCCAACTGTTGCTTTATGGCCGAAGCATACCTGGTGGAAATAACAGATGAGACCAGCGGGCGGATGTGTGTCAACACTGAATGGGGCTGCTTTGGGGATGATGGCATCCTGAATGACATCTTCACTCCCTATGATGAACATGTGGATGAGGAATCTtccagccctggggagaagAG GTTTGAGAAGATGGTGGGCAGCCTGTACCTGGGGGAGATTGTCCGGCACGCACTGATTGCCCTGACTGCTGAGAAAGCCCTCTTCACTGGCACCGATATTTCTGtcctgaaggagaaaggagtgTTCACAATGCACCATGTTCTGGATATCATCAA CAATGAGGACGGCATAACTGAAGTGAAGAGGATTCTGGaggctctggggctgcagccaagtGAGCGAGATTGCGGCCGGGTGCAGCAGATCTGCCGGGCAGTGATGGGGCGTGCTGCCACACTCCATGCCACTGGGCTGGCTGCCATCCTCAGCTACATGTGCCAGACCCGGGAGATGGAGACACTGATGGTCAATGTGGGGGTGGAAGGAGAATTGTACTCGGGCTACCCCAG GTTTGAGGAGATCCTGCTGAGTGTGTCAAGGCTGCTGGCCCCTGAGTGCATGGCGACCTTCCTGCCCTCGAGAGATGGCTCTGGGCGGGGGGCAGCCATGGTGACAGCAGTGGCTTTGCGCCTGGCAGCCCAGCGCCGTGAGGTGAACGAGGTGCTGGCCCCGCTACGGCTCTCCCATGCTGACCTGGAGAAAGTCCAGGCActgatgagggaggagatggaaCGGGGCCTGTGCAAGGAGACCAATCCCACTGCCTCTGTTCGCATGCTACCCACCTACGTTTCTCACACACCCGATGGCACCG AGAGAGGCGACTTTCTAGCACTGGACCTAGGGGGGACCAATTTTCGTGTGCTGGTGGTGCGTGTGACAGAGGAGGGCATCAGCATGGCCAGCGAGATCTACGTCATCCCAGTTGCCATCATGCAGGGCACTGGGGAGATG CTCTTTGACCACATCATCGACTGCATCATAGACTTCCAGATGAAGCAAAACCTGGTGACACAGATGCTGCCCCTCGGCTtcaccttctccttcccctgccagCAAGTGGGCCTGGATAAG GCATTGCTGCTGACCTGGACCAAAGGCTTCAGTGCCTCAGGCTGCGTGGGACAGGATGTTGTCCAGCTGCTGCGGGACGCTGCCCAGCGCAAACAG CACTTAGGGATGCATGTGGTGGCTCTGGTCAATGACACAGTGGGAACCATGATAGCCTGTGGTTATGATGACACCAAATGTGAAATCGGCCTCATTGTGG ggacagggaccaaTGCCTGTTACATGGAGGAGATGAGGAACGTGGGCACTGTGGAGGGGGACCAGGGCCGCATGTGCATCAACATGGAGTGGGGGGCCTTTGGGGACAACGGCTGCCTAGACCACATCTTCACGCACTTCGACAAGGTGGTGGATGAAACCACCATCAACCCGGGCAAGCAGAG GTTTGAGAAACTCATCAGTGGCATGTACCTGGGCGAGATTGTGCGTCAGATCCTGATGGTAATGGTAGAGAGACAGCTCTTGTTCCAAGGCAGACCCTGTCCCAAACTTCAGACCAGGAACATCTTCCAGACCAAGTTCCTCTCTACCATTGAGCT CAATGGGCTGGCCCTGGGGCAGATAAGGGCCATCCTGAACGAACTGGAGCTCGATGCCAGCTTTGAGGACAGCATGCTGATGCGAGAAGTgtgccaggctgtgtccctgcgGGCAGCCCAGCTCTGCGCTGCTGGCTTGGCTGCTGTGGTGGAGAAGATGCGGGAGAACCGGGGCCTTGACCAACTGGCTGTCACTGTTGGGGTGGATGGCACTTTGTACAAGCTGCACCCATG CTTCTCTGACAACCTCCAGAAGACACTGAAGGACCTGGCACCCAACTGCAATGTGACCTTCCTGCTATCAGAAGATGGCTCGGGGAAAGGGGCCGCGCTTGTGGCAGCTGTGGCCGATCGTGCTGCCAACGCCATGCAATAA